From one Ursus arctos isolate Adak ecotype North America unplaced genomic scaffold, UrsArc2.0 scaffold_1, whole genome shotgun sequence genomic stretch:
- the HJURP gene encoding Holliday junction recognition protein → MEDQLLGEDTLLWQLRESRRRFQKHMQRLIEKYNQPFEDAPLVQMSTLTYETPQGLRIWGGGLVKERNKGHIQDSPVETVSRSGGSSAEASARGPAPPVPSTRVLAVDSKSDDDTSLYQEDVVAGSFMPAVPWSPLKNELRRRYLTQVDALLWDEGCSECTDDGDGEDTCATLIPSLASPARSAHGGHGRVSGRSPGGPVKPASCPGEPGPSGPCSADLAVVPRSNSLSLRESGGSSFSSSPAFEADDVCDVTISDLYAGMLHSMSRLLSAKPSCIISTKTSFIAHSWSSRRRHRCKNRMNRTHCRGGGPSRRGSQDRLPPWSEPLKDGEALRDCENLLDASGQKAGLKLEKALPEVNKHKIRQLNPSWEGLRGLSLTPQRRSSLTYGGAGAIRPLGQENRLMALKWLISPVKIVSRPRVLPGKRGNCYREIEMEFDKLHQEYCPNPGKQPCLTSLPGPSAVAVYRAAPASPRGPRGLETRRLSGPFSRAEAKQSREAFEDLGERAVGAGRGLPKRGSPPSLSETSSVQSPRRLEQRLDLFFQGSNLGILGKSVSPSKATSVTGTEPLSCVRNRYNEIKEKFDKLHQKYCPQSPQRTLAPLRIGTSPDRASVEVQCPKGRTLEKLNPDSGFQGPPKLSASPQWSIESPRGSTTLEAHPSMCFVLSARRGRQSPPKRHRLSDSPLYGQWASSQDPSHVVGRAIPWPGDRLAPGSPPGKRRKEHIFQDGTEK, encoded by the exons ATGGAGGACCAGCTCCTGGGGGAGGATACGCTGCTGTGGCAGCTTCGGGAGAGCCGCCGCCGCTTCCAGAAGCACATGCAGCGACTGATAGAAAAG TACAACCAGCCCTTCGAGGATGCCCCGCTGGTGCAGATGTCCACGCTGACCTATGAGACACCCCAGG gATTGAGAATTTGGGGCGGAGGACTAGTAAAGGAGAGAAACAAAGGACACATCCAG GACTCCCCGGTGGAGACGGTCAGCAGGAGCGGTGGCAGCTCCGCGGAAGCCAGCGCCAGAGGCCCGGCGCCTCCCGTGCCCAGCACACGGGTCCTGGCAGTGG ATTCAAAAAGCGATGATGATACATCTTTATATCAGGAAGATGTGGTTGCCGGTTCCTTCATG CCTGCAGTGCCTTGGAGCCCTCTGAAAAATGAGCTAAGGAGGAGATACCTGACCCAGGTGGACGCACTGCTATGGGATGAAGGGTGTTCGGAG TGTACTGATGACGGAGATGGAGAGGACACCTGTGCGACACTGATCCCTTCCTTGGCCTCGCCTGCCAGGTCTGCCCACG GAGGCCATGGCCGTGTGTCTGGAAGGAGTCCTGGCGGCCCAGTTAAGCCGGCTTCATGTCCCGGGGAGCCCGGTCCTTCAGGCCCCTGCTCGGCAGACCTGGCCGTCGTGCCTAGAAGCAACAGTCTCTCTCTCCGGGAGTCCGGGGGGAGCAGCTTCTCAAGCAGCCCAGCCTTCGAGGCCGACGACGTCTGCGATGTGACAATCAGCGACCTGTACGCGGGCATGCTGCACTCCATGAGCCGGCTGCTGAGCGCAAAGCCGTCCTGCATCATCTCCACCAAAACATCGTTCATCGCTCACAGCTGGAGCTCCAGGAGGCGGCACAGGTGTAAGAACAGAATGAACAGGACGCATTGCCGGGGGGGCGGGCCCTCGCGAAGGGGTTCCCAGGACAGACTCCCACCCTGGTCTGAGCCGCTGAAGGATGGGGAAGCGTTAAGAGATTGCGAGAACTTACTAGATGCTTCTGGCCAGAAGGCGGGTTTAAAATTGGAAAAAGCTCTCCCCGaagtaaacaaacacaaaatccgCCAATTAAATCCAAGTTGGGAGGGGCTCAGGGGGTTGAGTTTAACGCCCCAGAGGCGTTCTTCGCTGACTTATGGAGGAGCCGGTGCAATCCGTCCTCTTGGGCAGGAAAATAGGCTTATGGCACTAAAATGGTTAATTTCTCCTGTAAAGATCGTTTCCAGACCGAGAGTACTGCCTGGCAAGAGAGGGAATTGTTACAGGGAAATTGAAATGGAATTCGATAAGCTTCATCAGGAATACTGCCCAAATCCCGGGAAGCAGCCCTGCCTGACGTCCCTCCCGGGGCCCTCGGCTGTGGCCGTGTACAGGGCTGCTCCAGCGAGCCCTCGTGGCCCCCGGGGCTTAGAAACCCGCAGGCTCAGCGGACCTTTCAGCAGAGCAGAAGCTAAGCAGTCCCGTGAGGCTTTTGAAGACCTGGGTGAACGAGCTGTTGGAGCAGGGAGAGGCCTGCCCAAGAGGGGTTCCCCTCCCTCGCTTTCAGAGACCAGCTCCGTGCAGAGCCCCCGCCGCTTGGAGCAGAGACTTGACCTTTTTTTTCAAGGAAGCAATCTTGGAATACTTGGAAAGTCCGTATCACCCAGCAAAGCTACTTCAGTAACAGGCACAGAGCCTCTGAGCTGTGTTAGGAATCgttacaatgaaataaaagaaaaatttgacaaGCTTCATCAAAAGTATTGCCCGCAGTCACCGCAGCGGACCCTGGCACCTTTACGTATCGGAACATCTCCAGATAGAGCAAGTGTGGAAGTTCAGTGTCCCAAAGGACGCACCTTGGAAAAATTAAACCCGGACTCTGGCTTCCAGGGTCCCCCAAAGCTGTCAGCATCACCCCAGTGGAGCATAGAAAGTCCACGGGGCTCGACCACACTTGAGGCCCATCCGTCTATGTGCTTCGTGCTCTCTGCCAGGAGGGGCCGCCAGTCCCCTCCAAAGAGACACCGATTATCAGATTCCCCGCTGTATGGACAGTGGGCCAGTTCCCAGGATCCGTCGCATGTGGTGGGCCGAGCCATCCCGTGGCCGGGCGACAGGCTGGCTCCCGGCAGCCCCCCTGGGAAAAGAAG gaaagaaCACATCTTTCAAGATGGAACAGAAAAGTGA